One part of the Actinomycetota bacterium genome encodes these proteins:
- a CDS encoding HAD family hydrolase, giving the protein MRRLVLWDIDGTLVQAGEVGRDIFTEAFQAVVGRAPDQVAAKALAMAGRTDPEIALEFLAAHDIAEGATHLPAFSEALVTALAAKAAVIRERGRALPGARETLAALERTDGVVQSLLTGNVQPNALLKLASFELDGYLDFDVGGFGSDHHHRPSLVEVARAKAEAKYGTAFEGTATVLVGDTPLDVAAGRAGGARVVAVATGPYRVEELEAADADAVLADLRDTGAALAAILGGDVDERAAG; this is encoded by the coding sequence GTGCGCCGCCTGGTCCTCTGGGACATCGACGGCACCCTGGTCCAGGCCGGGGAGGTCGGCCGCGACATCTTCACCGAGGCCTTCCAGGCGGTCGTCGGGCGGGCACCGGACCAGGTCGCTGCCAAGGCGTTGGCCATGGCCGGGCGGACCGACCCGGAGATCGCGCTCGAGTTCCTGGCCGCCCACGACATCGCCGAGGGCGCGACGCACCTGCCGGCGTTCAGCGAGGCCCTGGTGACGGCCCTGGCGGCCAAGGCGGCGGTGATCCGGGAGCGGGGCCGGGCCCTGCCCGGGGCCCGGGAGACCCTGGCCGCGCTGGAGCGCACCGACGGCGTGGTCCAGTCCCTGCTGACCGGCAACGTGCAGCCCAACGCCCTGCTCAAGCTGGCCAGCTTCGAGCTCGACGGCTACCTCGACTTCGACGTCGGCGGGTTCGGCTCCGACCACCACCACCGGCCCAGCCTGGTCGAGGTGGCCCGGGCCAAGGCCGAGGCCAAGTACGGGACGGCCTTCGAGGGCACGGCCACCGTGCTGGTCGGCGACACCCCCCTGGACGTCGCCGCCGGCCGCGCCGGCGGGGCCAGGGTGGTCGCGGTCGCCACCGGCCCCTACCGGGTCGAGGAGCTGGAGGCGGCCGACGCCGACGCCGTCTTGGCCGACCTGCGCGACACCGGCGCCGCCCTGGCCGCCATCCTCGGCGGCGACGTGGACGAGCGGGCGGCCGGCTAG
- a CDS encoding sulfatase-like hydrolase/transferase, with product LWLRYLAPAPVVFALVFLLMSPTSKLVLPARAEASAGQAPAAATGRQPPLVMIMFDEFPLSSLLDSKGQIDRRVYPNFAELADQSTWYRNATGVAGYTPWAMPAMLTGNYPAKVKAPSWTEYPDNMLTLFGKYYDLKVYETISQLCPPSQCRSTAGSLHRAGLRAVLGDSARVFKEIVSPYDAAVDPGSFVDQTAGEESAAKDGKPLDPQFRFNQLRLNQPSRFNDFLAGLQDSDRPTLHFLHLLLPHTPWRYLPSGNEYNFKTFGRAFKSDQLPAPIVDLAHHRHLLQLAYTDGLVGQVIDKLKAEGMWDKSVVVMGADHGEGWVPGEKPRSLGKTNAPDLMWVPQFIKAPNQDSGVTDDRNWEQVDLLPTIASLANIKVPWKMEGVDQTGESTRTRTEKWWFDIPGRRETRDGPANWKTVLAGETDSLVRASEGVRGLYRYGAAADLIYGDPATVGPVTGDQEATATLDDFKQYNQIKPGSGKVPALVSGQLTSPLPPDGSTVLVTVNGKIGGESRLFPARPDEAAGKFAAITPDFLWKAGDGHRQLQVYIVDRSGGSPRLIPISLTDE from the coding sequence GGCTGTGGCTGCGCTACCTGGCCCCCGCCCCGGTCGTGTTCGCCCTGGTCTTCCTGCTGATGTCGCCGACCTCCAAGCTGGTGCTGCCGGCGCGGGCCGAGGCCTCGGCCGGCCAGGCCCCGGCGGCGGCCACCGGCCGGCAGCCCCCGCTGGTGATGATCATGTTCGACGAGTTCCCGCTCAGCTCTCTGCTCGACTCCAAGGGCCAGATCGACCGGCGCGTCTATCCCAACTTCGCCGAATTGGCCGACCAGTCGACCTGGTACCGCAACGCCACCGGGGTGGCCGGCTATACCCCCTGGGCCATGCCGGCCATGCTCACGGGGAACTACCCGGCCAAGGTCAAGGCCCCTTCCTGGACCGAGTACCCCGACAACATGCTCACGCTGTTCGGCAAGTACTACGACCTCAAGGTGTACGAGACCATCAGCCAGCTCTGCCCGCCCAGCCAGTGCCGCTCCACCGCCGGCAGCCTCCACCGGGCCGGGCTGCGGGCCGTCCTCGGCGACTCGGCCCGGGTCTTCAAGGAGATCGTCTCGCCGTACGACGCCGCCGTCGACCCGGGCTCCTTCGTCGACCAGACAGCCGGCGAGGAAAGCGCCGCCAAGGACGGCAAGCCGCTCGACCCGCAGTTCCGCTTCAACCAGCTCCGGCTCAACCAGCCGTCGCGCTTCAACGACTTCCTGGCCGGCCTCCAGGACAGCGACCGGCCGACCCTGCACTTCCTGCACCTGCTGCTGCCCCACACCCCCTGGCGCTACCTGCCGTCCGGCAACGAGTACAACTTCAAGACCTTCGGGCGCGCCTTCAAGAGCGACCAGCTGCCGGCCCCGATCGTCGACCTGGCCCATCATCGGCACCTGCTCCAGCTGGCCTACACCGACGGGCTGGTCGGCCAGGTCATCGACAAGCTCAAGGCCGAGGGCATGTGGGACAAGTCGGTGGTGGTGATGGGGGCCGACCACGGCGAGGGCTGGGTCCCGGGCGAGAAGCCCCGCAGCCTGGGCAAGACCAACGCCCCCGACCTGATGTGGGTGCCGCAGTTCATCAAGGCCCCCAACCAGGACAGCGGCGTCACCGACGACCGCAACTGGGAGCAGGTCGACCTGCTCCCGACCATCGCCAGCCTGGCCAACATCAAGGTGCCCTGGAAGATGGAGGGTGTCGACCAGACCGGCGAGTCGACCCGCACCCGCACCGAGAAGTGGTGGTTCGACATCCCCGGGCGGCGCGAGACCCGCGACGGGCCCGCCAACTGGAAGACGGTGCTGGCCGGCGAGACCGACTCCCTGGTCCGGGCGTCGGAGGGCGTGCGCGGGCTGTACCGCTACGGCGCCGCCGCCGACCTGATCTACGGCGACCCGGCCACCGTCGGCCCGGTCACCGGCGACCAGGAGGCCACCGCGACCCTGGACGACTTCAAGCAGTACAACCAGATCAAGCCCGGCTCCGGCAAGGTCCCGGCGCTGGTCTCGGGCCAGCTCACCTCGCCGCTGCCCCCCGACGGCAGCACCGTCCTGGTGACCGTCAACGGCAAGATCGGCGGCGAGTCCCGGCTGTTCCCGGCCCGTCCGGATGAGGCGGCGGGCAAGTTCGCCGCCATCACCCCGGACTTCCTGTGGAAGGCCGGCGACGGCCACCGCCAGCTCCAGGTCTACATCGTCGACCGGAGCGGCGGCAGCCCTCGCCTGATCCCGATCAGCCTGACGGACGAGTAG
- a CDS encoding cation acetate symporter, with protein MSDQALSLTLFVVFVVITLGITIWASRQTKTAADFYSAGRRITGWQNGVAISGDYMSAASFLGIAGLISLFGYDGFLYSVGWLVAYLTVLLLIAELLRNSGKYTMADVLAYRMRQRPVRSAAALSTVGVSIVYLIAQMVGAGALVKLLLGLEGDAAAILAIAGVGVLMIVYVTFGGMIGTTWVQIVKAVLLMAGTVLLSFLVLTKFGFSMNKMFADAATASGKGDAFLAPGLRFTSTIELVSLGLALVLGTAGLPHILIRFYTVPTAQAARRSVIWAIGIIGSFYILTTFLGFGAAALVGQERIKEADAAGNMAGPLLAQTVGGGEGSFGGDLFLAFIAAVAFATILAVVAGLTITASSSFAHDFYANVMRRGQERDEAAEVRVARITALVIGAISIVLASFARGQNVAFLVGLAFAVAASANLPTILFSLYWKRFTTSGAVVGILVGLIGSLLLVVVGPNVMGPKGLIFTDSEPLFPLENPGIVSIPLGFAAAWLGTMLSREPASEQMYEELRVRALTGLGAEEAEAAPARKPAATRPSG; from the coding sequence GTGAGCGACCAGGCGCTCTCCCTGACCCTGTTCGTGGTCTTCGTCGTCATCACCCTGGGCATCACCATCTGGGCGTCGCGGCAGACCAAGACCGCGGCCGACTTCTACTCGGCCGGACGCCGCATCACCGGCTGGCAGAACGGCGTGGCCATCTCCGGCGACTACATGTCGGCGGCCAGCTTCCTCGGCATCGCCGGGCTGATCTCGCTGTTCGGCTACGACGGCTTCCTGTACTCGGTGGGCTGGCTGGTCGCCTACCTCACCGTGCTGCTCCTGATCGCCGAGCTGCTGCGCAACTCCGGCAAGTACACGATGGCCGACGTGCTCGCCTACCGGATGCGCCAGCGGCCGGTGCGGTCGGCGGCCGCGCTGTCCACGGTCGGGGTCTCGATCGTCTACCTGATCGCCCAGATGGTCGGGGCCGGCGCCCTGGTCAAGCTGCTGCTCGGCCTCGAAGGGGACGCGGCCGCCATCCTGGCCATCGCCGGGGTCGGGGTGCTGATGATCGTGTACGTCACCTTCGGGGGGATGATCGGGACCACCTGGGTCCAGATCGTCAAGGCGGTCCTGCTGATGGCCGGGACGGTGCTGCTGTCGTTCCTGGTGCTGACCAAGTTCGGCTTCTCGATGAACAAGATGTTCGCCGACGCGGCCACGGCCAGCGGCAAGGGCGACGCCTTCCTGGCCCCCGGGCTGCGCTTCACCTCGACCATCGAGCTGGTCTCGCTGGGGCTGGCCCTGGTGCTGGGCACGGCCGGGCTGCCCCACATCCTGATCCGGTTCTACACCGTGCCCACCGCCCAGGCGGCCCGCAGGAGCGTCATCTGGGCCATCGGCATCATCGGCAGCTTCTACATCCTGACCACCTTCCTCGGCTTCGGCGCGGCCGCCCTGGTCGGCCAGGAGCGCATCAAGGAGGCCGACGCGGCCGGCAACATGGCCGGGCCGCTGCTGGCCCAGACGGTCGGCGGGGGCGAGGGCAGCTTCGGGGGCGACCTGTTCCTGGCCTTCATCGCGGCCGTGGCCTTCGCCACCATCCTGGCCGTGGTGGCCGGGCTGACCATCACCGCCTCCTCCAGCTTCGCCCACGACTTCTACGCCAACGTGATGCGCCGCGGCCAGGAGCGGGACGAGGCGGCCGAGGTCCGGGTGGCCCGCATCACCGCCCTGGTCATCGGGGCCATCTCGATCGTGCTGGCCTCGTTCGCCCGCGGGCAGAACGTCGCCTTCCTGGTCGGGCTGGCCTTCGCCGTGGCCGCCAGCGCCAACCTGCCGACGATCCTGTTCTCGCTCTACTGGAAGCGGTTCACCACCAGCGGGGCGGTGGTCGGCATCCTGGTCGGGCTGATCGGCTCGCTGCTGCTGGTGGTCGTCGGTCCCAACGTGATGGGCCCCAAGGGCCTGATCTTCACCGACTCCGAGCCGCTGTTCCCGCTGGAGAACCCCGGCATCGTCTCCATCCCGCTGGGCTTCGCGGCCGCCTGGCTCGGCACCATGCTGTCCCGGGAGCCGGCCTCGGAGCAGATGTACGAGGAGCTGCGCGTGCGGGCGCTCACCGGCCTCGGGGCCGAGGAGGCCGAGGCGGCGCCGGCGCGGAAGCCCGCCGCTACTCGTCCGTCAGGCTGA
- a CDS encoding DUF485 domain-containing protein codes for MANDDRRQPSRSPTTGRMPAEEAVTATEAVGKDPEMVELERRHSRFVWPATAFFLVYYMALNVLAGTSPGLMGRKLFGEFTFGYLFALSQFVMAFVVAWVYARWAARRMDPLATDLREKLHDQQIKEAAK; via the coding sequence ATGGCCAACGACGACCGTCGTCAACCGTCGAGGTCGCCCACCACCGGCCGGATGCCGGCCGAGGAGGCGGTGACCGCCACCGAAGCCGTCGGCAAGGACCCGGAGATGGTCGAGCTGGAGCGCCGCCATTCGCGGTTCGTCTGGCCGGCCACCGCCTTCTTCCTGGTCTACTACATGGCCCTCAACGTCCTCGCCGGGACCTCCCCCGGCCTGATGGGGCGCAAGCTGTTCGGCGAGTTCACCTTCGGCTACCTGTTCGCCCTCTCGCAGTTCGTGATGGCCTTCGTGGTCGCCTGGGTGTACGCGCGCTGGGCCGCCCGCCGCATGGACCCGCTGGCCACCGACCTGCGCGAGAAGCTGCACGACCAGCAGATCAAGGAGGCGGCCAAGTGA